A single region of the Mesotoga sp. Brook.08.105.5.1 genome encodes:
- a CDS encoding cyclodeaminase/cyclohydrolase family protein, whose product MDFCTLPVKDFLKKVAEKSATPGGGAVGAVVAALAASLGSMVANLTIGKKGYEDVEGHMESALEVFESESNYLCDLMNRDIQAFDQVMSAYKMSKATDDEKNSREMKVQQALKTAIEVPFDLARRCKNIIFNVERLAKWGNSNVLSDAESAAHLLHAVYKIAKANVMINMKSLKDPDYGSWVNEEMKQLEKQINASYEKIIEIIGKRNG is encoded by the coding sequence AGAAATCTGCAACTCCAGGAGGCGGAGCAGTAGGTGCGGTCGTAGCTGCTCTCGCAGCGTCATTAGGGTCTATGGTTGCGAACTTGACCATTGGCAAGAAGGGATACGAAGATGTTGAAGGTCATATGGAGTCCGCTTTAGAAGTCTTTGAGTCAGAAAGCAACTACCTATGTGATCTTATGAACCGCGATATCCAGGCGTTCGACCAGGTGATGTCAGCCTATAAGATGTCAAAGGCCACAGATGATGAAAAGAATAGCAGGGAGATGAAGGTTCAGCAGGCTTTGAAAACAGCAATAGAAGTGCCTTTTGATCTCGCCAGACGCTGCAAGAATATCATTTTCAACGTCGAACGACTTGCCAAGTGGGGGAACTCAAATGTGCTTTCGGACGCAGAAAGTGCCGCTCACCTTCTTCATGCGGTTTACAAAATAGCTAAAGCCAACGTAATGATAAACATGAAATCTCTTAAAGACCCTGATTATGGCTCGTGGGTAAATGAAGAAATGAAGCAGTTGGAAAAACAGATAAACGCTTCCTACGAGAAAATCATCGAGATAATCGGGAAGCGAAATGGTTGA